The sequence TCCATAGTCACATGTGGGAATCTGGAAACTGATGGGAAAGTGAGAATTCCAGCGGTAAGAGGAGACAGCCAGGAGCAGCGCCCAGGGGCCAGGAGACTCGGTAAAGGCCAAGTTTGGGAATGAGACCTGTGTGAGAGGGTTCGCATCCTGTCCGCCACTCACCAGCTTTGCCACAGTGCCTCTTGGAGCTTTCAGCTCCCCGCGGGGAGGACAGCCCCCCGCGGGGAGGACAGCCCCTTCTTCTTGGGGCTGTTCTGAGGATTAAGTGAGACAGTAGAGCTGAAGCCCCTGGCACAACACCTGCCCAGGGCAGGTGCCCATCAGAAGAGCCAGGGATGGTCCAGTTTAAGCACTCCCACCTCATGACAGGAGCCGTCCTTGGGGGAAGGAGCTGAAACGGCCTTGTTcagaggcagagctgggctttGGGGTCACTCAGGGGCCATTCTCAGTTCTCAAAGCAGGACTCCGGGCCCTGCAGTTCCTGGCATTTCCTGTCTTCCCAGAAGGCAAGGAGGGCCTCCCAGGGAAGTCAGCTGGGCCTCTGGGAACCACATCAATTCTAAAGCAACGGGAAAACGCTGCCGCCGGGGCCTGTATTTAGCCCGCTCTTACCTGTAAACTCTAGGTCGAGCCCTCCCCCCGGAACCTCTCTGGTCACAGCACTAAGGCCGACCTTCCTCTAGTACCAGGCGGGCTTCTGAAGGGCATgctctcctcccccgccccccggcctCACTCCTACCCACCAGCCGGGGTGAAGAGCCCTTGGCACCGGCCATTGCTCCTGCTCTCTTCCTGCAAAGGTTTCATTCAAGGATTGGCTCTGCTTCTCCATGCAGGGTCTCCAGACTCCTAAGGGGACTGATGCTTGGAGGCAGGTGACGGCAGGGCAACAGAAGGCTGTTAAGACCGGGAAAATGCTCGCTAAACCGCCGTCTCAACTGCTTTTTAGATTAAAACCTGCGAGTAGCCAGCGACTGAGCAGACTGAGGGAAACGAGTCCCCACCCAGCTCCACCAGGGACCCCGGAGCCCGCACTGCCATGCGCTGGCTGGTGGCCACCCACTCCACCGGCATGAGCTTGGGGGGGGAGGCGAGGAGCCCCAGAAGTAAAGGACCACGGCTACTCTAATGGAATTTCACCCTCATGTAAGTCACGTGCAAAGCCCCAAATGGTACCCAGTAAAGGACTGCTGGCATGCGTGTGAAGCCACAGGTCAGCTCCCTCCAATTCCCACTCCTCAGGCAAATATTCTCAGGGCAGcacctgccctccccctttctccaGTCCCAAGCTTCACAGCAGATGGAGCGGGCTTGGAAGAGGACGGACTCCAGGAAATCTGACCAGCAGCAGTTCCTGGTGTGttcctcccccagccctctgATGGCTGCCAGCTGGCAGCTACACAGACAAGAGGCAGGATGACCTGCACCCCGCTTCCCCCATCAGCCCAAACAGGGCTGCGGTGGCAGCAACAGGCCTGTCTCTTCAGGAGCAGTGTCCCCCAACTCGACTCAGCGCACAAGGGTGGACAGCCTCCCTGAGGAGCAAACGCAAGGACTGGCTCAGCCAAACTTGGGGGATTAATGGCTATTATCATGGTACAAAATTAGCTTCTCCCCTTGCCCTTACACACTTCCTTCTGGAACTAGTTTGCTTTGAGATGCATTTGTAGTGTGAACCTTCTTCATGGCTTATATTCAACTGACTCCATGATTCTCcaataaagaaattttttatCAACTTTCTGCATCCCACACACCAACTACCCACCCCCCACACAGTTCTGGGCTATTCCATATTTCCCACGTGCCTGAGGGGTGGCAAGGGCAGGGCAtatttcctttccccacccccacaatCCTCTTGGATATGACCCAGGTTTAAGAACTGCCGAGGGGAAAGCATCCCAAGCGTTGCACTGCTATGAATCAGGGTCAGGACGGCGCCGGGGCCTGGTTTCTGCTCGTTTCTACAGTTCCTCCTCCTGGACTCACTCTCAGGTCTGGGTCCAACGCGAGGCCTCGTGACCCTGAAGTGCCTGGTGTGTGCTGGGGCATCTAAGAGCAGTCTTGGTCAAGAACCCTGAATTCTGTTTACTTTTGGCACGTTATCCCTTCCCACAATTTAAGATGCAAGATTTGTGTTGTTTCACTTATATCCAAAATACATTTACTTAAGACACTTGGGAGAAGTCTACTATATTTCAAACAAACACTTTCACTGAATTATCTTCAAAGAACTGATCACAAAGGATTTCAAGTAAATTGGTAATTTATTAGCATCGTTACTGTCTTACATCGCAGTTTCCAGTAAGTATGTTGAGTTGAATGGAAGTGACAGAACAAAGTTATGGTTTAGATAAACGTACagcaggtttttattttttccactcaTTCTTGTCGTAGTCCCACTTGGCGGAAAAGCCCTGGATTGGGCTGACCTTCATGTCGAGCATCCTCTTGGTCTGCTTGGCCACCCAGTCTTCGTCGAAGGTGTGCGGGATGGGGCCATACACTACAGGCCAAAACAGTTTCATGAGGCAAGACAGCTCGGCAAGGTGCTTCTAAGCCAGCAGTGGGAGGCGTTAGCTCTTCCCCAACACACTGGCAACCTGGCAGCCAAGTCAtctcccacccacccactcctgAATTTAAATTATTCCTTGGTTCATAAAAAgttagtaataaaataattaagctAAAGGAAAACTATCTTCTCTACAGTATTTAGACAGCAGGGTCTAGAGGCATGGAGCACAAGACAACCAAACACAActtgggaaaagagaaaatatttaggaacGGGGTCTGTTGTTAACCTGCATCCACATCATGCGAACCCCAAGGACAGGAAGAGGCCTGTTGAAAATGGGAAAATACCTCTTCTGCCGGGCAGAGGGAACCCCAGAGAAGCGCACTGGAGTGAGCAGGCAACCCCAACATGTCTAGGCAGAATCTACTAGATCTGATGACCGGAGCCTGGTTACTGAGCTGCAATCCTGTAGAAGCTGAGACAGTTCCTTCCCCATGGTCTAACCTCCTGAATCCCTCTCTGGAAACCGCCGGGGTGAGCAGACACACTGCTACCGAGAACAGTGTGCTGCCCCAAGCAGGAAGTGTGCTCACTACCAGACAAGCCTGGGCCACTAGCCGGCAGCCCCGCCACGGGGTGAGGTGAGCACGAGCTTCCCGGAACCGAGGTCCTGCTGCCGGCCCCACGGCCCCAGGCACCGAGGGCGGTGCCGTCCGGACTAAACCTGGGCCTGGTTGGTTGAGGAGTCCTCACCTGCGAGGCAcactccctccaccccttctTTCCTCTGGACTCACCATAGTGCTTCTCCCAGATCAGGATGAGGCCAGTGAAGCCAATGAAGAACAGGGCGGCTCCCACCACCGTCTTCCACTCGTTGGTGCCTCTGTTCATTTCCGCAAAGCTCTCCTTGAATTTCATGCGATACACTGGAACAAAAGGAACAGCCTTGTGCAGGCAAAAAAGCTATGTggggggaggagatgtggctcaagcagttgagcgtccacctcccacacggaaggtcccacgtccagttcctggtgcctcctgaggaagacgAGCGGACGATGACCACAAACCATGAGCAAACAGATGACGGAGCCATCTCAGTAGGGGAAGTCACACGGACCAAGGGCACCTCCTCCACGGTGCTCAACCTGAGGGATAAATCCCAGGCTGGGAAGGCAATGAGGGCCTAAGGGCcataacacacacacaagcacataggtgcaaacacacacacaattaggagtgaaaaagggaaaaaaaatgcatgtagTGGTGCTTTGGGTGAAAAAACATCAATGAGATTATTTCTCTGTTAAATTACAGTAAGGGTTGTATTTAATTACATCACTTTCATGCCCCTTCTCTACCTAGCAGTAACACTCTTTTGCAGATCCTCTTCTAGTAACTTACAGTAAACAAGCCTGAGAGAACAGATGCCTGGAGAGGCTGCTTCACGTCCTATTCAGGCCCTAGCCCGCAGCCAGGCTGCAGATCTGCCCCGGGATCAATTCCCAGGTCCGCATCCTGCCAGGCTCCACTTCCTCCCCACGCTCCGGAGAGCAGTGCTGCGAGGCCGTCCAGTCCTTGGGGTGACCCACACCGTGCACACGTGTGCTGCAGGCCAGGCAGCTGGGGGCTCAGGAACTGTGGTCAGGAAACGGAACTGGCGGCAGTGACTACGAGGCCAGGCTGTCAAGTCAGGATGGGTGGCAAGCAGAAGAAACCCAACCAGGAAAAGAACTCTCTAGAACCGCATGGGG is a genomic window of Dasypus novemcinctus isolate mDasNov1 chromosome 18, mDasNov1.1.hap2, whole genome shotgun sequence containing:
- the COX4I1 gene encoding cytochrome c oxidase subunit 4 isoform 1, mitochondrial; this encodes MLTTRVFSLIGKRAISTSVCARAHGSVVKSEDFALPAYVDRRDYPLPDVAHVKHLSASQKALKEKEKASWSSLSMDEKVELYRMKFKESFAEMNRGTNEWKTVVGAALFFIGFTGLILIWEKHYVYGPIPHTFDEDWVAKQTKRMLDMKVSPIQGFSAKWDYDKNEWKK